CACCGATCGCGTTCGCGCCCGCCTTCAGGACGTAGAGAAACCTGCTGTCCTGGCTGACGTCGAGATCGAGGGGCGTACTGCCCGCGCCGAGGTCGCCCGTAACGCCGGACGGGGAGAGTATTGCGAGCGCGCCGTTCGCGGCGACGGCGAAGCCCGTCACGCTCCCGCTACCTGCATTCGCCACGTAGGCGAAACGGCCATCGTGCGTGGTGATCAGCCAGCACGGTGCGGCCTGGTTGGTCGAGATCCGCGACGTCACCGCGGACAGCGCACCACTCCGAGCGGCGAGGTACGATGATGCGGATCCGCTGCCCGCTTCCGACGCGATCAGCTGCTGGCGCGGCGTCCAGTCGAAGCCGAATGGGGTCACACCGGCCGATGCCGTCGAGACCGGATGCTGCGAGAGCCGGCCGTCGCGAACCTCGAACACGTCGATCGTGTTGGACGTGCGCTCGGTGACCGCGAGCAAATGCTGATCGCGATCGAACCGAATGGCGGCGGCGCCACCCGCGCCGGCGCTCAAGGAGCGGCTCAGGCTCGGTTCGGCGACGAGATGCCCGCCGTCGATGCGAAAGCCGGTGACGGTATTGCTGTACTTGTTCAGCGCATACACAACATGATTCGTCGCCGCGAGGCTAACCGTACCCGTGCCATTCGACGAGACGGTGCCGATGCTGCGCAGGCCGTTCTTGCTCACGCCGAAAGCGGCAATGGTGTTGCTGCCCGCGTTCACCGCGAACAGGTATCGATGGTCGGGCGTGAGCGCGACCGCGTACTGCGACTGGAGGGGGTCGACGACGTTGGCACCGCCAAGTCCCTTGCCATCGGTGGGGTAGTTCGCGACGTAACTGAGCGTGCCGTCGGGGTGACGAGCGAAGGCGACGACGCTGTTGCTCGTCGCGTCATCGGTCTGCGTGAATACACCCCCAACGATGTCGTCATCATGCTCGTTAGGCCCGGCGACACGATCGAAATTGACGCTCGGTGAGCTCGGTCCCGAGATCGTACGCTCACTACACGCGGCGGCGACGAGGAGCAACAGTGCTGACACATGAGGACGCATGGAATGCCTCCCGGCAGAAAGGTGACGGGCCGAGACACGTCACGCGCGGTGCGTGACTCATGCTCGACTCGGGATAGGAGAACGACGGCACCTCGCAAACAGTTCCCGGCGCATTGCGAAGGTCGTGAAGCACGAACGGCCCGCGTTGTCGCGAGCCGTTCGGTGTTCAGCAAGTGCTCACTCAGCAATCGGTGGTCGGTGACGCTCGTGCTGCGGCGAGGCGCAGCGCGATGCGATGACGCAGCTCGCTCGGCACGTCGACGCGCTGCAATTTCGCTCTGACGGCGAGAAGTATGGTCTCCTCGAACGCGAACTCGCTCGCGCAAGCGCCGCAGGTCTCGAGATGCGCGCGAACGCGCGCCACCTCGCTCGGTCGCAGCTCGCGGTCGAGGAAGTCGTCGATGCGGCGAAAGACTTCTTCGCACGAGTAGCGGTCGAGTGGTGACACGGATCCAGAACCGACGAAGGCTCCGGAAGGTTCCGGAGCCTTGTCGTGCCGACGAGCGACGCGTGCGTACGGACGCGCTATTTCTTCGCGGCCTTGGGCTTCGTCTGCTCCTGCGTCTTCTGCGCCGGCGGCGGCTTTATCGGGAGCTGGATGCCCTCTGACTCGCTAGGCACGAGTGGCGACTGGTCGACCGCTCCACCTGGCGGCGTGTCGCCAACCAGCCGCTCGAGGTGCACGGCCGTCGCGACCTGCTTGGCCGTGTTCCACACCTGGTTCGCCTGCGTCTTGTCGCCGCGCGACGCCAGGGCTTCCGAGAGCTCGAGCCCTGTCGCGACGTAGAGGTATGGAATACCGACAGATGGCTGGTCGATCCAGTCGCCCGTTCGGATGACCGACTTCGGGCCGACGAAATCGTTGTTCCACAACTCCGCCGTGCGCTTCACATCCATCCAGCCGTCTCCCGCGACGTTCATCGTGTCGCGAGTCGATGCCTTTGGCGGAACGAAGACCTTCGCCGCGAGCGCCTGGGTCAGCACGTGGTCGCCGAGGCCGAGCTCACGCGCATAGCCACCGGAGGTACGGCTGAAGTATATCGGACGTGAAGGGTACGAGTCCTGAATCATGCGCAACACGAAGAGATCCGCGCGCTGCAGCAGATGCGGTGGGATCACAGCGTTGATGTCACACGTCGCGTTAGGCTCGGGGTGACATCCGGCCTTGAAGATCATCGGCTTATCGATCTGCCAATACGGTGGGACGGAGTCGGCCTCGTCGAGCGTCATCTTGAGAGGTGCGGCCGCCGGCTTCTGCCACGTCGTGTTGCGATAGGCCGCCGGTCCCTTCGCTGCGTCGTAGGTGAAGATCGGCCGCCGGATGAGCTGTCGCGTGTACCAGTCGGTGTTGAGAAGAGACGTATTTGCGACAACGACGTCTTTTCTAATGCCCTCGACTTCCTGCGCGTACCAGAGAGGAAACGTATCGTTGTCGCCGACGGTGACGAGCACGCCGTACGGCTCGACGGAGTCGAGGAGATCGTGGGCGAAGTCCCTGGTGTACGTCTGTCCGCGCCGCGGCGCCGTGTGGATGTTCATCACCAGCGGGATTCCCGCGATGAGCAGGATTGGCGTCGTGAGGAGCAAACTCTGACGGTTCGGCAGGAAGACCGACTCGCGGCCCAAACGCGTTTGCTCAGTGCCGAAGAGCGCAGCGAGATTCTCCCAGATGTACATCAAGCCTAACGCGGCCCAGACCCCCCACGCCGAGAAGCTCCAGAGGAAGAAATAGTCCCGGTCGCGAACCTCGCGTTGCACGCTGTCGCCCAGCTCGGGAGACTGCGAGGATCCGTACTTGAAGTTCAGGTAGATAATGAGCACCAGGGTGACGGTGAGCATATAGGTACCGAAGTACCAGAAGCTCCGCCGGTCACGCTGGAAATGCACCCAACCGCCAAAGAGACCGAGAACGAGGAATAGTCCGCCGAAGACACCCTGGAGCACCTGCGCCTTCAGTTGTGGATCGCGGAACCATTGCCACTTGAAGTAGAACCACCACATATCGACCTGCGCCGTGAACGGCGCTTGGCGGTCGCTGAGGTCGGGCTTGCCGTACTGTCCGCGATTGAAGTTGTACATGAACGCGTCGTACGTGCCCTTCGAGAACGTGCACGAGAAGTGGAGGCCGTCGCGACACGCGGTCGGTTCGCCTTCGTTGAGCGGCGGATTCCAGGCGGCGCGAATCGGCTGGATCGCGAATGGCGTGATGCCGAAAACGAGCGCCCCCCCACAGGCGAGCATAACTCGCCAACGCGTTAGCGTGCGCGGCCGACGCACGAGGACGGCAAGCGCCGCTGCTGGCGCGGCGAGCATGCCGCCCATGTGGTTCGCGTAGCCGAGGCCGAGCAGATACGCGACGAGCACGAGAATCCGATCTGCCTTGCGACCATCGGGATCGTCGGACCAGCGAATCATCAACCACGAAATGATCGCGATGCCGACGAGCGAAACCGTGTAGACCTTCTCGTTGACGACGGACTGATTCCACACGGTGAAAGCCGTCGCGCCAATGAGCGCCGCGAGGGTGCCACCGGTGATGCGCTGCCAGCGCTGCGGAAACCACCCCACGAGCACGCGCTCGGTGACGAGGAACCACATCCCAGCCGACACCGCACTGCAGAGCGCGGCAAGGAAATTGATCCGCGACGCGACGCTCGGCCCGAAAAGGGGAATGATCGTGAACACGCGCCCGAGAAGCACGAAGAGCGGGTTACCGGGCGGGTGGGGCAGTCCGAGCGTATACGCGGCCGCAATGTACTCGCTCGTGTCCCACATCGCCGTCGAGGGCGCGAGGGTCACGAGGTAGAGCAGGAGTACAACGATCGCTACGACAGCCGCCGCGATGTACGACGGGCGATAATCGAGATCATTAGCCGGCGCGCGATTTTCCGCGCGGGACGGACGTTGGGCGACAGAAGAGGTTGCCATTGAGAATTCGTTACTTGCTCATAAAGCACACCCGAGCTCACTCGGTCGATCGGGCAGTTCTAGGACGATGAAAGATGAAGGAGTGAAACGGGAGAAGAAAGTGAACGCAGTCAGGGAAATGTCAGCCTGAAGGGCGGGAACTACTAGAGGGGCGCGTCGAGAACGGCGCGTCGAGAGGGGCGCGTCGAGAACAGCGCGTCGAAAAGAGCGCGCCGAGAAGACCGTTGACCAACGAGGTGTCAGCTTCGGGCGGCCAGCTGTGAGCAGGAGCTGAACGTTGTGGACCCAGGGCTCCAGGCTGACAGCTCGGAAGATTGTCGCCCATTCGACGCGCCGTTCTCGACGCGCCGTTCTCGACGCGCCCCTCTCGACGCGCCCCTCTCGACGCGCCCCTCTCGACGCGCTCTTTTCGACGCGCTCTTTTCGACGCGCTCTTTTCGACGCGCTGTTCTCGACGCGCTGTTCTCGACGCGCTGTTCTCGACGCGCCGTTCTCGACGCGCCCTCTCGACGCGCCCCTCTCGACGCCCTCCGGCCCTTCACCCTTCAATGGCGGAATTGTCTCTTACCCGTCAGCACCATCGCGATCCCCCTCTCGTTCGCTGCGGCAATCACCTCGCCATCACGGACGGATCCGCCGGGCTGGACGATCGCGGTCACACCGGCTTCGGCAGCTTGATCGACGCCGTCGCGGAAGGGGAAATACGCGTCGGAGCCCAGGACCGCGCCCTTCGTGTCCAGTCCTTGCTGCTGAGCCTTGTGTACCGCGAGAAAGGCGGCGTCGACGCGCGACATCTGTCCGGCGCCGATGCCGATCGTTGCGCCGTCGCGCGCGAGCACAATCGCGTTCGATTTCACGGCCGCCACCGCGCGCCAGACGAAAAGAAGATCGCGGCGCTCGTCGGCCGTCGGCTCACGCGTCGTCGCAAGCTTCCACCCTTCGTCGTCGATCACGGTATGGGGACGCTCCTGCACCAGCACGCCGCCGCGTACGCGCTTGTAGTCCAGCGCGTGCGTGGGCCACGACGCGCGACCCTCGAGCACGCGCAGGTTCTTCTTGCGGCCGAGAATCTCGACGGCCTCCTCGCTGAACGACGGCGCGACGATGCACTCGACGAACAAGCTCGAGACGGCATCGGCCGTCGCTTCGTCGACGGGCACGGTGAACGCGATCACGGATCCGAACGCGGAGACCGGATCGCACGCCAGCGCTTTTCGATACGCGTCCAACGCACTCGCTCCGACGGCGAGACCGCACGGTGTCGTATGCTTGATGATCGCGCACGCGGTCTCGGCCGCGTACGGATCGACGGTCAGCAACGCACCCTCCAGATCGAGGAGATTGTTGAACGACAACTCCTTTCCACCGCGCTGCACGAGTGACGACAGCCCGGCTGCGGGAAAGTCGACGTAGAACGCCGCGGCCTGATCCGGATTCTCTCCGTAACGCAGCTTCTGCTGTCGAGCGACCGAGAGCGTCACGGTTTCAGGAAACTTTTCCTGTCGCTGCTGGGCGAACCACGCCGCGATTGCCGCGTCGTACCCCGCGGTATGAGCAAATGCTTTCTCGGCGAGCAAACGGCGGAGATCCCAATCGTCGTCTTCGACCTTCAATGCCGCGAGCACGCGCGGGTAGTCGCGCGGCTCGACGACGACCAGCACTGCGTCGAAATTCTTCGCGGCGGATCGCAACATGCTCGGGCCGCCGATGTCGATCTGCTCGATCACTTCCTCCGGACTCACGCCGCTGCGCGCGGCCGTGGCGCGGAAGGGGTACAGATTCACAGCGACGAGATCGATTGGCGAGATCTTTTCGGCCTCGAGCGTCTTCATGTGCTCGGGGTTATCGCGTCGCGCGAGCAAGCCCCCGTGCACCGCGGGATGCAGCGTCTTTACGCGCCCATCGAGCATCTCGCGTACGCCGGTGATGTCACTGACGTCGCGCGGCGCGAGGCCGGCGTCACGCAACGCGCGCGCGGTGCCGCCGGTCGATACGATCTCCCATCCGAGCTCCACAATGCCGCGTGCGAAGTCGACGACGCCGGTTTTGTCGGAGACGGAGATGAGCGCGCGCATCAGCGGGCGCCTCCACCAGTCATCGCGAGCGCCGCGATTATTCGCGAGAGCGAATGAATGTCGCGAAGGTCGAGCAGCTCGGCAGGGGAGTGGCTGTATCGTGAGGGCCAACCCAGCGGATCATCGAGCGCGCCGTAGTGTGCGAGCTCGGAGCCGTCGTTGCCGCCATTCGTCGTTCCAACCTGCAATGGGATGCGGTTGATGCGCGCCAGTCTCGTTATGCGGTCGACTTCCTCAGGGGGCGTCACGCTCGAGTTGTCCAGCGCTCGCGCCACGGCGCCCTCGCCGAGTTTCGCGTCTGCAAAACGCGAGCTCTCGAGCGGCGAATCGCTCGAGACGAAGGTATCGATCGCGTAGACGCGGCTCACGCTTGGTCCGAACTCCGCTGCGAGACCTCGCGCGCCCTCGAGGCCGCTCTCCTCGCGCACTGACCAGGCGAAGATCACTTTGTGATCGAGCTTCGCGCGTTCGATCGACTCGAGGGCGATCAGCATCGCGGTGTCGCCCGCCCGGTCGTCGATCGAGCGCGCGGTGAAGCGGGTGGTCGCAAGCCGTGCCGAGCATTTGTAGCTCGTGACAGCGTCCCCGATTGTAACGCCCGCCTTCACGAGGGCCGCCGAGTCGAGGCCGAACCAGGCGGTGAGCTGCGTTGGCTGTTTGTGCGGCGCGCTGTCTCGGGGAACGAAGACGCCACGGAGCGGTCCTTCGCGCGCGGCGCCGCATGACCGAGCGTCACGGGCCGGGATCTTGTCATCGTTGCGATGCAGCAGCGCCGTCTGACCTTCCCAGAGAGACTCGAAGAAGCCACCGCGCGTCCGCAGCGACACCGTGCCGTCCTTCGCGATATGTGAGACCTCGAAACCGACTTCGTCCATGTGCGCGACGAAAACGGTGGTGTCGCGATCGGGGCCCATCGCGAGATACAGATTGCCAGCGCTGTCGGTGACGACGGAATCGCGCGCCCAGGCCGGCAGTGCTTCTTTCACGGCGTCGCGCATCGCCGCTTCGTGGCCAGCCACGCCGTAGACGTCGGCGAGGCGGCCGAGCAGGTCTGCATAACGAGAGAGGCTATCGTGCAGCACCGAGGGCGGTGGCGGGGCCCAGACGCGCGCGAGCATGATCGGCGGCGGCGTGCCTGGGATGCCGGCCAACCTCGCCACGGTGGTAAAGAGATCGCGGAGGTCTTCCTCGCTGATGCTCTCGACGAGGGTACCCGTCCAGCGCGTCTGCGGCACGGCGGCCAGCGATGTCGTCACCTGCACGCGTGGCATCGCACTCCAGGGACTCGCGCGCGGTCCGGCCAACATCGTTCCCGCGCGCGCGAGCGCCTCGTCGAGCACGATGAGCGTATCGATCTGGCCGAGCCGCGCGAGCACGGCGCTCAATCCCGTGAAGTTGAATCGGCTCTGCGTGCTCACGACGAAGATGGTCTCGCCGGACTTCGGCGCAGCCGCCTGGCTCGCGGCGACGATGGCGGCGCATGACGCGCGATTCGCGGCACCGGGCCCGGCGACGTGGTCCGCGAATGTCCATGACGGCCACTCGCGATGCACGGCATCGAGGATCTGGATGCCAAGGTGCGCGACGTCGGCGCGAGAGCGCGCGCCGATGTCGATCCAAAGATCCTCAACACCCGCCGGCGTATCCTCAGCGGACCGGCGGCGCCAGAGGTGTGTGCTGCGGACGCCGACGACGCCGGGAATGTATCGCTCCACATCGCCGGCGTGGCCGACGACGTACACGCGTTGCCCCTCGTGGAACTGGTCCCACAATGCACCGCGGCGCCCATTCCCGGCTGGATGCACTCTGAGGTAGCCCTCGTCGGTAATCTCACTCACGGCGTAGCCGACCTCGTCGATGCCGCAAGCGAGCACGCGGCGCGGCTTTCCCGAGCCGACGCGCCTAACGAGATTGCCGAGGGCATCGCGCGCGAAGCCGCGCGTCGCCGACTGAATGCGACCCGTGGCCTGGTCCTCGTTGCCGGGCGTCGCCGGAACCGCGATCCATGTCGTGAGCGCGTGCGCATACGTGAGCTTGTCCTGAGCATGCGACGGCGCCGCAAGCGTCGTCGTCAGCGCCGCCGCGAAGAGCAGAGCGCACCCGTCAGCAGGCAAGCGCGCGATCGATGGCTTCGGCAAGGCAATCATCCTTTCGTGAGAGCATGGTAAACTCGGCGTCGCGTGGCCCGGTCACGCACGGCCCGACCTCGCATGACGCCAAGGTCACGCGTCCTCCGGCAACGGCATCGACGACGCGCGGATAGAGCAGGTGCTCGACACGCAGCACGCGCGCCGCGAGCGAGCCGCAGTCGTCACCGGCGAGAACCGGCACCGGCCACTGCGCAATGATCCGCCCACGGTCGTACACTTGGTCGACGAAGTGGACGGTGACGCCCGTGACCGTCACGCCTGCGGCGAGCACGGCATCATGCA
The sequence above is a segment of the Gemmatimonadaceae bacterium genome. Coding sequences within it:
- a CDS encoding beta-propeller fold lactonase family protein, with product MRPHVSALLLLVAAACSERTISGPSSPSVNFDRVAGPNEHDDDIVGGVFTQTDDATSNSVVAFARHPDGTLSYVANYPTDGKGLGGANVVDPLQSQYAVALTPDHRYLFAVNAGSNTIAAFGVSKNGLRSIGTVSSNGTGTVSLAATNHVVYALNKYSNTVTGFRIDGGHLVAEPSLSRSLSAGAGGAAAIRFDRDQHLLAVTERTSNTIDVFEVRDGRLSQHPVSTASAGVTPFGFDWTPRQQLIASEAGSGSASSYLAARSGALSAVTSRISTNQAAPCWLITTHDGRFAYVANAGSGSVTGFAVAANGALAILSPSGVTGDLGAGSTPLDLDVSQDSRFLYVLKAGANAIGAFAVAHDGALTNLPDGVGGLPTKSGQMGIAAY
- a CDS encoding zf-HC2 domain-containing protein, translated to MSPLDRYSCEEVFRRIDDFLDRELRPSEVARVRAHLETCGACASEFAFEETILLAVRAKLQRVDVPSELRHRIALRLAAARASPTTDC
- a CDS encoding DUF2723 domain-containing protein — encoded protein: MATSSVAQRPSRAENRAPANDLDYRPSYIAAAVVAIVVLLLYLVTLAPSTAMWDTSEYIAAAYTLGLPHPPGNPLFVLLGRVFTIIPLFGPSVASRINFLAALCSAVSAGMWFLVTERVLVGWFPQRWQRITGGTLAALIGATAFTVWNQSVVNEKVYTVSLVGIAIISWLMIRWSDDPDGRKADRILVLVAYLLGLGYANHMGGMLAAPAAALAVLVRRPRTLTRWRVMLACGGALVFGITPFAIQPIRAAWNPPLNEGEPTACRDGLHFSCTFSKGTYDAFMYNFNRGQYGKPDLSDRQAPFTAQVDMWWFYFKWQWFRDPQLKAQVLQGVFGGLFLVLGLFGGWVHFQRDRRSFWYFGTYMLTVTLVLIIYLNFKYGSSQSPELGDSVQREVRDRDYFFLWSFSAWGVWAALGLMYIWENLAALFGTEQTRLGRESVFLPNRQSLLLTTPILLIAGIPLVMNIHTAPRRGQTYTRDFAHDLLDSVEPYGVLVTVGDNDTFPLWYAQEVEGIRKDVVVANTSLLNTDWYTRQLIRRPIFTYDAAKGPAAYRNTTWQKPAAAPLKMTLDEADSVPPYWQIDKPMIFKAGCHPEPNATCDINAVIPPHLLQRADLFVLRMIQDSYPSRPIYFSRTSGGYARELGLGDHVLTQALAAKVFVPPKASTRDTMNVAGDGWMDVKRTAELWNNDFVGPKSVIRTGDWIDQPSVGIPYLYVATGLELSEALASRGDKTQANQVWNTAKQVATAVHLERLVGDTPPGGAVDQSPLVPSESEGIQLPIKPPPAQKTQEQTKPKAAKK
- the purH gene encoding bifunctional phosphoribosylaminoimidazolecarboxamide formyltransferase/IMP cyclohydrolase gives rise to the protein MRALISVSDKTGVVDFARGIVELGWEIVSTGGTARALRDAGLAPRDVSDITGVREMLDGRVKTLHPAVHGGLLARRDNPEHMKTLEAEKISPIDLVAVNLYPFRATAARSGVSPEEVIEQIDIGGPSMLRSAAKNFDAVLVVVEPRDYPRVLAALKVEDDDWDLRRLLAEKAFAHTAGYDAAIAAWFAQQRQEKFPETVTLSVARQQKLRYGENPDQAAAFYVDFPAAGLSSLVQRGGKELSFNNLLDLEGALLTVDPYAAETACAIIKHTTPCGLAVGASALDAYRKALACDPVSAFGSVIAFTVPVDEATADAVSSLFVECIVAPSFSEEAVEILGRKKNLRVLEGRASWPTHALDYKRVRGGVLVQERPHTVIDDEGWKLATTREPTADERRDLLFVWRAVAAVKSNAIVLARDGATIGIGAGQMSRVDAAFLAVHKAQQQGLDTKGAVLGSDAYFPFRDGVDQAAEAGVTAIVQPGGSVRDGEVIAAANERGIAMVLTGKRQFRH
- a CDS encoding M20/M25/M40 family metallo-hydrolase; translated protein: MPKPSIARLPADGCALLFAAALTTTLAAPSHAQDKLTYAHALTTWIAVPATPGNEDQATGRIQSATRGFARDALGNLVRRVGSGKPRRVLACGIDEVGYAVSEITDEGYLRVHPAGNGRRGALWDQFHEGQRVYVVGHAGDVERYIPGVVGVRSTHLWRRRSAEDTPAGVEDLWIDIGARSRADVAHLGIQILDAVHREWPSWTFADHVAGPGAANRASCAAIVAASQAAAPKSGETIFVVSTQSRFNFTGLSAVLARLGQIDTLIVLDEALARAGTMLAGPRASPWSAMPRVQVTTSLAAVPQTRWTGTLVESISEEDLRDLFTTVARLAGIPGTPPPIMLARVWAPPPPSVLHDSLSRYADLLGRLADVYGVAGHEAAMRDAVKEALPAWARDSVVTDSAGNLYLAMGPDRDTTVFVAHMDEVGFEVSHIAKDGTVSLRTRGGFFESLWEGQTALLHRNDDKIPARDARSCGAAREGPLRGVFVPRDSAPHKQPTQLTAWFGLDSAALVKAGVTIGDAVTSYKCSARLATTRFTARSIDDRAGDTAMLIALESIERAKLDHKVIFAWSVREESGLEGARGLAAEFGPSVSRVYAIDTFVSSDSPLESSRFADAKLGEGAVARALDNSSVTPPEEVDRITRLARINRIPLQVGTTNGGNDGSELAHYGALDDPLGWPSRYSHSPAELLDLRDIHSLSRIIAALAMTGGGAR